The DNA region GAATCTCCCGACCTTGATTACGAATCGAGCGGTGATTGGGAAGCCGCACCGATGATCTCCGCACAACCACCCATGCCCTGGATGTGGCCGCCGCATCCCGGCTGGTGGACGCCCGCTCCTCCCGTGATGCCTGATCACGCCTCATGGCCGACGTTGTCCGGTGGACCGTGTTCCGGATTTGTACCTTATCATCCTCATTCTTACGTTCAGGGCTGGCCGGCACCTTGGGCAGGATGGCCCGCGTCGGGCGACATTTCCTGGAAAGTGAAAGAAAGCTCATCCCGTGAAGGCTGAACCGGAGGAGTCGGATGATGAAACCTCCACGTCGACAGGAAATGGAAAGAATGTTGGGGACCTCCGTGGTCGCCATGGAACCGTTCCGGAAAAACTGGTTGGTAAAAACAGGGGCCGGAGCGTATGTGGCCAAGCGGGCGGATGTTTCCCACCTGCGATGGTGGATGAACGTGGACCGGGAACTCCGGATGAGAGGATTTCATGACATGCCGCCGATGACTTTGGGAAGCGGGTGGATGATCACTCCCTATTTGCGGGGAAGGCCCGGGAAGTATACGGAAGAATCCACGGTCAGCCGCATGATGGAGATATTGGCCCGGTTCCATCTGACAGGCCGGGGATTGGTGACGCCGCCTGCGGACGGGGCGGCTTTTTTGCTGCATCGGCGAATCCACGACCGGCTGGTCCGTTTCTGGAAAGCTCTCGGGAAAGCCGGTTCGGTCGGCGGAGAACTCGGAGCGTTCCTGGCCCGTACGGGACCGGATTTTTACCGGGATGGGTTGGCCGCGTGGGAAAGGTTGCGCAAACTTCCGCTCAATCATCTCGCGAAACACGACCGGTATTTCCATGCCGTCACCCATCGCGACCTGGCCAGCCACAACTGGATCATCTCCGAAGACGGACGGATCTGGCTGATTGATTTTGAGACGGCGGATTACGATGCACAAGTGGGGGACGTGTGGCAGATCATTTCGCGGGTGCTTGCGGAAAACGCCGGTGCGGAGTCCTGGCTGAAGCTGACGGTTGACTCGTACGAGAGGATTCGGCCGCTTCCGTCCGTGGAACGGACCATTCTCGTGGAATTGCTGGCGTTTCCGAATGAATTTTTCCGGGAAGCGGTCGGATTGGTGGAACGAAAAAGAGGGTACAAACCGGAACATTCTTTGCCCTATCTGAAAAAGCTGGCCGAACATCGGTCCGCCTTCAGATCCGTTCTCCGGAATCTCTCCCTTTGGTGATCGGTTGGTAGTGACCGGGCGCATGTGGTATGATGAAGAATGATTTGATCCAGCCAGTGTACGGGGCCGGAAGGGAAAGAAGGAAACCTCCGGCCCTCAAGCCTGAGGAGGCGCATGCATGAAAGCAGGAATCGCACAAATCAGACCGCGCCTGGGACGGGTGGACGCCAATATCGAAATGCATGAATCCATGATCCACCGGGCCCGGGAGGAGCAGGTGGATCTTCTGGTTTTTCCGGAGCTCAGTCTCACGGGATACCAATTGCTCGATCTGACGTACGAAGTGGCCCGGGATCCATACAGCCCGGATCTGAGCGAACTTGTGCAATCCGCCGGCGACATGGATCTTGCCTTCGGGTTTGTGGAACACAGCCCCGAACACATCCTATACAACACCGCGGCCTACGTCAGTTCCGGGAAATTGCATGCCCTGCACCGGAAAGTGTATCTCCCGACATACGGCATGTTTGATGAAGCCCGGTACTTCGGACAGGGACAGACCATTCGGAGTTTCCCGACGCGCTTCGGGCAAATGGGCATGCTGGTATGTGAAGATGCATGGCATCCGTCCTCCCTGTATCTTCTGGTTCAGGACGGTGCCCAAGTGGTGTTGGTATTGTCCAATTCCCCCGTTCGGGGAGTGGGAGCGGACGGACTGGGATCGCGGCAGTCCTGGATCGACATCCTCCGGACACAAGCCATGTTGTACGGCATCTATATCCTGTTTGCCAATCGGGTGGGCACCGAAGACGGAGTCAGCTTCTTCGGCGGATCCATGGTCATCGATCCGTTTGGACGGATTGAGGCGGAAGCGGATCTTCTCACCGAGGAACTGCTCGTCTGTGAGCTCGACCCTGACAAAATTCGCAAGGCCCGGTTCCGGATGCCCATGATCCGCGACGAGAAACTGGACCTGACCATCCGCGAACTTTCCCGCATTCAGCGCAAACGGACAGGGGAGGGAATCTGGCAGTGAACAGCGTGGACCAAATGCTGGCGGAAATGTGGGAACAAGCTCCCTACCTGCGTCTGGATGAGCGGCTCACGGTGGACATCCTGACGTCCACGCTTCGTGAGGAAGTGCGGAAAGCCGGGTTTTCGAAGGTGATATTGGGGCTGTCCGGGGGCATTGACTCCGCGCTGTCCCTCTATTTGTGTGTGCGGGCTTTCGGTCCGGAACATGTCATTGCAGTCCGCATGCCGTATCGGACCAGCAGCCCGTCGAGTCTGGAGGATGCCCAAACGGCGATCGACGACACGGGCGTTCAGTCCATCACGATTGACATCACCCCGCAAATCGATGCATATTTCCAGAACTTCCCCGACGCCACCCCGCTTCGGCGAGGGAACAAAATGGCCCGTGAGCGCATGACCATTTTGTACGATCTGTCCGCCAAGCATGACGCTTTGGTCATCGGGACAAGCAACCGGACGGAGATTTTGCTCGGTTACGGAACGCAGTACGGGGACTCGGCTTCCGCCATCAACCCGATCGGCGATTTGTACAAGACCCAGGTTCGTCAGTTGTCTGCGTGGATCGGCGTTCCGGAGTCGATCATCCTGAAACCGCCGAGCGCCGATTTGTGGGAAGACCAGACCGATGAGGGCGAACTGGGCTTCACGTATCTGGACGTGGACCGTTTGCTCCATTTCATGGTGGATCAACAGTATACGTTGGAGGAGCTCAGGGCCGAAAACTTTGACGACGACTTCATCCACGCGGTTTCCCGGCGCATCATCCGCAATCAGTACAAACGCAGAATGCCCATCATCCTGAAGCTGGGAAACCGGACCGTGGGTGTCGATTTCCGCTATTTGCGCGACTGGGGTTTGTGAACGTGCCGGGCAGGAACCCGTCGGTTCCGGTCGAATTTCTTTGTGAATCATGACGTGTGAAAAGACAAAAGCGCCTGCGCGTACCCGACAGCAACGACGCACGGAGCCCGCGGCGGCCGGGAGCGTTCCCGACCGCGCAAACTGCGCCAGACAGAGAGCAGGGAGAGTGATTCCAATGGCCGGTCATTCCAAGTGGAAAAACATCATGCACAGAAAAGGCCGCCAAGACGCCCTCCGCGGCAAATTGTTCGCCAAGCTGGCCAAGGAGATTTACGTGGCGGCACGATTGGGGGACAAGGACCCCGCCAACAACCAGCGTCTGAGATTGGCAATCGCCAAGGCACGGGCACAAAACATGCCGAACGAAAACATCGAGCGGGCGATCAAGAAGGCGAGCGGCGGTGAAGGCGGCAAAGACTATGAGTCCATCACGTACGAAGGATACGGTCCGGGCGGCGTGGCCGTCATGGTGGAAGCACTCACGGACAACCGAAACCGCACGGCCGCAGACGTTCGCCACATGTTTTCCAAACGGGGCGGCAATCTGGGAGAAGCGGGCTGCGTCTCCTGGATGTTTCATCGCAAAGGTTTGCTCGTCATCAACCGCGAAGCCGCCGCAGGCAAGGATGAGGACGAACTGTTGATGGCTGCGCTCGAAAGCGGGGCGGAGGATTTTGAAGCCACCGAACGGGGATTTGAAATCACCACTTCTCCGGAAGCCTTCGAAGATGTGAAGCAGGCGCTGGAAGCGGAAGGGATCGTTTTCGAAACGGCGGAGGTCACGTTCGTGCCGGAGAACCGCGTGGAGGTCTCCGGGGAAACGGTTCGGGACATTTTGAGCCTGATGGAAGCGCTGGAAGAGCATGATGACGTGCAAAACGTGTATGCCAATTTCGTGATTGATGACGAAGAGTTGGCCAAATATGCGGAGTGAGGAAAACAAAAAACTCCCGGTTTGATGCCGGGAGTTTTTGATTCATCAAAAAAACGTCATTTGTTTGGATGGTTTGCTTGATCAGGAGGGGGGAATCAGGAATAATGGAAAGACTTGTCATCGTCAGAGGATTTTTGCAAAGTCGCGGAAAGGTGTTGATGATCAAGCGTTCCCCGGACGATTCCCATGCACCGGGGCATTACGAATTGCCAGGGGGAAAAGTGACGGTCGGCGAAGATCCCCGAAAGGCCTTGGAGAGGGAATTTCTTGAAGAAGTGAACCTCCG from Staphylospora marina includes:
- a CDS encoding aminoglycoside phosphotransferase family protein yields the protein MKPPRRQEMERMLGTSVVAMEPFRKNWLVKTGAGAYVAKRADVSHLRWWMNVDRELRMRGFHDMPPMTLGSGWMITPYLRGRPGKYTEESTVSRMMEILARFHLTGRGLVTPPADGAAFLLHRRIHDRLVRFWKALGKAGSVGGELGAFLARTGPDFYRDGLAAWERLRKLPLNHLAKHDRYFHAVTHRDLASHNWIISEDGRIWLIDFETADYDAQVGDVWQIISRVLAENAGAESWLKLTVDSYERIRPLPSVERTILVELLAFPNEFFREAVGLVERKRGYKPEHSLPYLKKLAEHRSAFRSVLRNLSLW
- a CDS encoding nitrilase-related carbon-nitrogen hydrolase gives rise to the protein MKAGIAQIRPRLGRVDANIEMHESMIHRAREEQVDLLVFPELSLTGYQLLDLTYEVARDPYSPDLSELVQSAGDMDLAFGFVEHSPEHILYNTAAYVSSGKLHALHRKVYLPTYGMFDEARYFGQGQTIRSFPTRFGQMGMLVCEDAWHPSSLYLLVQDGAQVVLVLSNSPVRGVGADGLGSRQSWIDILRTQAMLYGIYILFANRVGTEDGVSFFGGSMVIDPFGRIEAEADLLTEELLVCELDPDKIRKARFRMPMIRDEKLDLTIRELSRIQRKRTGEGIWQ
- a CDS encoding NAD+ synthase — translated: MNSVDQMLAEMWEQAPYLRLDERLTVDILTSTLREEVRKAGFSKVILGLSGGIDSALSLYLCVRAFGPEHVIAVRMPYRTSSPSSLEDAQTAIDDTGVQSITIDITPQIDAYFQNFPDATPLRRGNKMARERMTILYDLSAKHDALVIGTSNRTEILLGYGTQYGDSASAINPIGDLYKTQVRQLSAWIGVPESIILKPPSADLWEDQTDEGELGFTYLDVDRLLHFMVDQQYTLEELRAENFDDDFIHAVSRRIIRNQYKRRMPIILKLGNRTVGVDFRYLRDWGL
- a CDS encoding YebC/PmpR family DNA-binding transcriptional regulator, with product MAGHSKWKNIMHRKGRQDALRGKLFAKLAKEIYVAARLGDKDPANNQRLRLAIAKARAQNMPNENIERAIKKASGGEGGKDYESITYEGYGPGGVAVMVEALTDNRNRTAADVRHMFSKRGGNLGEAGCVSWMFHRKGLLVINREAAAGKDEDELLMAALESGAEDFEATERGFEITTSPEAFEDVKQALEAEGIVFETAEVTFVPENRVEVSGETVRDILSLMEALEEHDDVQNVYANFVIDDEELAKYAE